The Leptospira neocaledonica DNA window TTCCGAATCCTTTCATTTGTAAAATATGTAATCCTGTGCGGATCTCGAATTTTTCAAATTTTATATCGTATTGGATTCCGTAGGAAAAACCTTTTAAACCTTCTGCAACGGAAGTAGGATCGGTTCCGAAATATTGATCGTTAAACAAAGGAGCCACTCCCGCTCCGAATACTAACGAATTTGAATTATCCGTCTTTGTCCAAAATTGGTGATAACCGATTACTGGACGGACATCGTATTTAGGATGAGGAAATACTGAATACGAAAAATTTCCATAAACATGTTTCATGGAAACATCGTAGTTACCGTGAATTAATTTCGGGAAGGTTCCGCTGCTCGGACCATCTACTCCGATAATACTTTGGGTCGCAGAAGATGTTATGGAACTTGCACCTAATTCTCCTACGAATCGATTCAAAGAGTATCTAACTTCGAAAGAGGTTGCCTTTCCGCTTTTAGGTTTTGGTTCTATCGGGTATTCGAATTTACCACTGTCTTGGCCAAGGGAGCTTCCGATTGCGACCACAGTGTCGTAATAATTTGCACCTTGGAAGTTTACCGTTCCGGATCCTGTTCCTAAAAATATATCTATACGATTTCTTTTTGCTTCTTCGATCTGTTTTTTTCTTCTTTCTGCTTTCTCGTCTAAGATGGCTTGTTTTTTGGAATCTTCTTCTTGTTTTGCAATTTCTTCCGGACTAGGTGCGGGAGGTTCCGCAGGAGTTTTGTCTTTAGGTTCCGGGGTCTTGGCTTCTTTAAATGCGACCCTTTTGATATCTTGTTTTGCGATTTCTTTCGTGGAACCATCAGGTAATTTGATCACCATTTTGAATGCAGTTTGGGAAATAATTTCCGCGGTGATTACTCTACCGTCCTTCATGTAGATGACCTGATCGTTTGGATGTATAGAAGTTAGGGAGAAGATCATACATCCGAAGAAGATTGCCGCTCTTATTTTATTTTTCAGTCTTCGCATTCCAGATCCGATCCCATTCAGTTTTGAATTCTGGGTAAGAATCCTTGGAATGAAAACAAGATTCAAGCAATAAATTGACATGCTAAAGAGCTAAGACTTGTTATCTTATAACAAATACTACAGCTAGTAAAAAGTACTTCGGTTAATAATTTTCCTCTGGCCCGAAGTTCAAGGTTTTGGAAACCCCGAATTGTATCGATGTCGCCCTACTTGTGGCATTCATGGTTTGGGCTAGGAGTCTCTGGCTGAAATTCCAGCTTGTGAGTTCAGATAAAGTGGGAGGATCATCGTCCAAAGAAAGTGTGATCGGGAAACTTCCGTCTTGCAGGGAGTATTTCCACTGATAAGAATCATATTTAATAAAAAATCCGATTCCCATTTTCCAAAAATAGCTCAGCCTTATTGACGTATGGGTTCCTTTTGCCTTCCAATCAAAACTGTAATCTGCCGGTAACACAAATAAGGTGTAAGGTGGAGCTAAAAATATAGCAGTATAATCTTGGTGAATCGATTGGGAGCCTTTCAAAGTTAAAGATTCGAATTCTGGTCTTATTTCGAATTTGGATCCGAATAAATAGGCGAAGCCTAATCCAACGGAAGTCCCGCTCATACTTTCAGAGGCCTGGAAGTTGGATTTTCCGCCTACATTGCCAGCCTGAAATACTTGTGAATGAGAGTCCTTTGTCGTATTCCAAGTGCGAATATAACCTACACTCGGATACAGTTCAAAATTAGATTTTGAAAGTGCTGAATAAGATCCTTTAAAGAAAGCCGCTTTCATTTGTTCCGGATATGAGCCGTAAACCACTATCGCCTCTGCCTCTGGACCGATATTTTTAGAACTTGTAGATGTATTGGTTTCCAATCCTCCTGCCTCTAAGGAGAATTTTTTGAACTTATAATTAATCCCTGCTGAGACTGATGTGCCTGCGCTACGATTCGGATTCCCGGCTAAATAAAAAGGAGTCGCTCCTATCAATAAACTTCTGATGTTTTGGTATTTGTAATAAAAGTCTATAGTTTGAGGGGAGAAGGTTCCATTCCCCACTCCTAAATAGAAATCTATATAATGCCTTTCTAATGGATTTCTGACTACTCTTTTGGCCTGTTTTTGAACGGGAGGAGGAGATACAATTTCAGGTTCTTGTTTTTTGGGTCCCTGTGTATCTGTCGGGGTTACGGGAAGTTCTGTCTTTTTAGGGTCTTCTTTTTGGGGTTCTCGATAGGCGATCCTTTGGATATTTTCTTTTTGGATACGCCTTGTTTCTCCATTCTGTAATTTTATATCGATATGGGTCGCTGTTTGGTTTGTGACATCTCCATGCAATACTTGGCCGTTACGTAGATATACGGTTTGTGGCTCCGCAAACAGAATTACCGGTAGGAATAATAAGAATAGAAATAGAATTTTGGATTTCATTCAACCCTCTTCGAGACTGTTTAATATTTTAGTAAAAAATTTATTTCCATTCACTATATTCCTACTTAAATAAAAGAAGGAGTAAAGAATCATACTATTTTTTAAGGAAAGGGAAAGTCTTTTTATTCGGTTAGATGAAGCTACGAACAGAGCTGATTAGCTCGGATTCGTTTTCCAGAACAGTTTCTAATTTAAGATAAAACCATTTAGAAAAATTTTTATCGGCATCTACGAGAGAAGTAATTTTTACTCCATCTTTTTCTGTGCAGATAATATAGTTTTGATCGGAGGCTTTCTCGGAGATCTGGGATAGATCTTCTTTTGTATAAGAATAATGATCCGGGTAGGATTTAGTTTTTAGCTCAGAGGGATTTTGTTCTTTTAAGGAAGAATAAAACGAATCCGGATTTCCTAAGCCGGCAAAACCGAATATTGATTTTCCAGTTAATTCTTTAACGGATCTTTCAAGTGATCCGGAAGAGAGTGGAACTAAAATTTTAGGAGAAAATCTAAATCTTGCGGTTTGAGAAGGTTTGAATTTCTGGATCCATTTAGAAAGTGGATTTTCCCATTCTTCAGAAAACTTGGAAGCGATTAAAAAATTTGCCCTGGATACTGAACTATAAGATTCTCTTAATAAACCTAAAGGAAGAACAAATTCTGTTTTAGATAGTTTTGTACAATCTAATAAAACTAAATCCAAATCTCTGTTCAAAGCATGGTGTTGGAATCCATCATCCAGCAATGTAAAAACTTTTTGATTGGTTGATAATTGGTTCTCTGATCTGAATTGTAGATAGGATTCGTATCTATTACTTCCGACATACACTTCCGCAAAAGGAAGATTCTTTTTTAAAAGAAGAGGTTCGTCTCCTACTTCGGCAGGAGGAGAATTTTCTGTCACCCTTCTTATGCCTGTTCCGGAAGAACCATACCCTCTACTTAAGATTACGATCGGAATATTTGGAAAATTAGAATGAAGTAATTTTGCTAAATGGAGAGTGAAAGGTGTTTTGCCAGTTCCACCTACGCTAAAATTCCCAATACTGATTGTTATGGAAGAAGGCAGGGTCCGCTT harbors:
- a CDS encoding LA_0442/LA_0875 N-terminal domain-containing protein — its product is MRRLKNKIRAAIFFGCMIFSLTSIHPNDQVIYMKDGRVITAEIISQTAFKMVIKLPDGSTKEIAKQDIKRVAFKEAKTPEPKDKTPAEPPAPSPEEIAKQEEDSKKQAILDEKAERRKKQIEEAKRNRIDIFLGTGSGTVNFQGANYYDTVVAIGSSLGQDSGKFEYPIEPKPKSGKATSFEVRYSLNRFVGELGASSITSSATQSIIGVDGPSSGTFPKLIHGNYDVSMKHVYGNFSYSVFPHPKYDVRPVIGYHQFWTKTDNSNSLVFGAGVAPLFNDQYFGTDPTSVAEGLKGFSYGIQYDIKFEKFEIRTGLHILQMKGFGTYDRQLNAYAPVSAQTQAETIDVYNKWVAKGAIIDLKFLYPWKYGVSFWMGLNSMSWTYTMSETALSVGNEDSGVDPQSYILGKLLFESLIGPGALKETKATTIQIGATYSYDFNK
- a CDS encoding LA_0442/LA_0875 N-terminal domain-containing protein, yielding MKSKILFLFLLFLPVILFAEPQTVYLRNGQVLHGDVTNQTATHIDIKLQNGETRRIQKENIQRIAYREPQKEDPKKTELPVTPTDTQGPKKQEPEIVSPPPVQKQAKRVVRNPLERHYIDFYLGVGNGTFSPQTIDFYYKYQNIRSLLIGATPFYLAGNPNRSAGTSVSAGINYKFKKFSLEAGGLETNTSTSSKNIGPEAEAIVVYGSYPEQMKAAFFKGSYSALSKSNFELYPSVGYIRTWNTTKDSHSQVFQAGNVGGKSNFQASESMSGTSVGLGFAYLFGSKFEIRPEFESLTLKGSQSIHQDYTAIFLAPPYTLFVLPADYSFDWKAKGTHTSIRLSYFWKMGIGFFIKYDSYQWKYSLQDGSFPITLSLDDDPPTLSELTSWNFSQRLLAQTMNATSRATSIQFGVSKTLNFGPEENY
- the lpxK gene encoding tetraacyldisaccharide 4'-kinase, which encodes MISFGKILFFPILFLLSLVYRILFFLDKSFKKKRTLPSSITISIGNFSVGGTGKTPFTLHLAKLLHSNFPNIPIVILSRGYGSSGTGIRRVTENSPPAEVGDEPLLLKKNLPFAEVYVGSNRYESYLQFRSENQLSTNQKVFTLLDDGFQHHALNRDLDLVLLDCTKLSKTEFVLPLGLLRESYSSVSRANFLIASKFSEEWENPLSKWIQKFKPSQTARFRFSPKILVPLSSGSLERSVKELTGKSIFGFAGLGNPDSFYSSLKEQNPSELKTKSYPDHYSYTKEDLSQISEKASDQNYIICTEKDGVKITSLVDADKNFSKWFYLKLETVLENESELISSVRSFI